From the Sphingomonas aliaeris genome, one window contains:
- a CDS encoding UxaA family hydrolase: protein MIKALHIDPRDSVATLLDDVPVGGAVEVDGRTIESRAAIGRGHKIAVAPLAPGEDVVKFGFPIGRATQSIAVGDVVHSDNLATGLVGELDYTFMPAAAPHLTGGQDQFMGYIRADGRVATRNEIWVLPTVGCVARTADRIAARGNALALPGIDGVHAFTHPFGCSQLGDDLAATRRILAGLACNPNAGGVVIVGLGCESNQIEQLMAEIPADRRAVVRTLVAQQAEDEVEQGVALVEQLAAYVAATREPVAFDRLVLGVKCGGSDGFSGLTANPLVGRMSDRVGGAGGRVIVTEIPEVFGAEQMLMNRAASRDVFDRIVTLVNDFKSYFLSHGEPVSENPSPGNIAGGITTLEEKSLGAVQKAGRAQVIDVIGYGHAATQSGLTLLEAPGNDAVSSTALAAAGATVILFTTGRGTPLGFPVPTIKIASNSALAARKPNWIDFDAGQVLNEGFTAAEDALAGLIGRVASGAETAAERNGEREIAIWKRGVTL, encoded by the coding sequence GTGATCAAGGCCCTGCACATCGACCCGCGCGACAGCGTCGCGACCTTGCTGGACGACGTGCCGGTCGGCGGCGCGGTCGAGGTCGATGGACGGACGATAGAGTCGCGCGCGGCAATTGGCCGCGGCCACAAGATAGCCGTCGCGCCGCTCGCGCCCGGGGAAGACGTCGTCAAGTTCGGCTTTCCGATCGGTCGCGCGACCCAATCGATTGCGGTCGGCGATGTGGTGCACAGCGACAACCTCGCCACCGGTCTTGTCGGGGAACTCGATTACACCTTTATGCCCGCGGCCGCCCCTCACCTCACGGGCGGGCAGGACCAGTTCATGGGCTATATCCGCGCCGATGGCCGCGTCGCCACGCGCAACGAAATCTGGGTATTGCCGACGGTCGGTTGCGTGGCCCGCACCGCCGACCGGATCGCCGCGCGCGGTAACGCGCTGGCTTTGCCCGGTATAGACGGCGTCCATGCCTTCACCCACCCGTTCGGTTGCTCGCAACTCGGCGACGATCTTGCCGCGACGCGCCGGATCCTCGCCGGCCTCGCGTGCAACCCGAATGCCGGGGGAGTCGTTATCGTCGGGCTTGGCTGCGAATCGAACCAAATCGAGCAGTTGATGGCCGAAATCCCGGCCGATCGCCGCGCGGTCGTCAGGACATTGGTCGCGCAGCAGGCGGAGGACGAAGTCGAACAGGGCGTCGCCCTGGTCGAGCAACTCGCCGCCTATGTCGCCGCGACCCGCGAGCCGGTCGCCTTCGATCGCCTCGTGCTGGGCGTGAAATGCGGCGGGTCGGACGGCTTTTCGGGCCTTACCGCCAACCCGCTGGTCGGTCGGATGAGCGACCGGGTCGGCGGCGCGGGCGGGCGCGTGATCGTCACGGAGATTCCAGAAGTGTTCGGCGCCGAACAGATGCTGATGAACCGCGCCGCAAGTCGCGACGTGTTCGATCGCATCGTCACGCTCGTCAACGACTTCAAAAGCTATTTCCTGTCGCACGGCGAGCCGGTTTCGGAGAATCCGTCCCCCGGCAATATCGCGGGCGGGATCACCACGCTGGAGGAGAAATCGCTCGGCGCGGTGCAGAAGGCGGGGCGCGCACAGGTCATCGATGTGATCGGATATGGTCACGCCGCGACGCAGTCCGGGCTGACCCTGCTGGAAGCGCCCGGTAACGATGCGGTGTCGTCCACCGCCTTGGCGGCGGCCGGGGCGACGGTGATCCTGTTCACCACCGGGCGAGGAACGCCGCTCGGCTTTCCCGTACCGACGATCAAGATCGCATCGAACAGCGCACTCGCCGCCCGCAAGCCGAACTGGATCGACTTCGACGCGGGACAGGTGCTGAACGAAGGTTTCACCGCGGCGGAAGACGCGCTGGCAGGCCTGATCGGACGGGTCGCATCGGGCGCGGAAACGGCGGCGGAACGGAATGGCGAACGCGAGATCGCGATCTGGAAACGCGGCGTGACGCTGTAA
- a CDS encoding MFS transporter, with the protein MAQAPESAIGAAPDGGVVDRAAGTVGRYRWVICGLLFAATAINYIDRQMIGVLKPTLQAEFKWTEGDFATIVFWFQVAYAVGYISFGKVVDKLGARLGYTIAIIIWTISHMAHGLAGSITQFAMARFGLGIGESGNFPAGIRAVTDWFPQRERAFAIGVFNAGANVGAIITPLLVPFLVLAFDWRVAFYITGLFGIVWLIAWWAMYRHPREHSRVGAAELAWIEQDPADPVVPLPWLRLLTVRETWAYALGKFFIDPIWWFFLFWLPGYLYERYDLDLKTFGLPLAAIYLLSDVGSVGGGYLSSRLIKAGKSPNFARKLTMLICAFCVLPIYFAQDIDNVWTAVLVIGLATAAHQAFSANLYTLPSDIFPRGAVGSVVGIGGTVGAVGGMGMAWFTGSILDATGSYSTLFAICASAYFLALLAVHLLSPRLARVEV; encoded by the coding sequence ATGGCACAGGCACCGGAGTCCGCGATCGGCGCAGCGCCGGATGGCGGAGTGGTGGATCGGGCGGCCGGCACGGTCGGGCGCTATCGCTGGGTGATTTGCGGCCTGTTGTTCGCGGCTACCGCCATCAACTATATCGATCGCCAGATGATCGGCGTGCTGAAGCCGACCCTGCAGGCCGAATTCAAATGGACCGAGGGCGATTTCGCCACGATCGTGTTCTGGTTCCAGGTCGCCTACGCAGTCGGTTACATCAGCTTCGGCAAGGTGGTCGACAAGCTCGGCGCGCGGCTCGGCTATACGATCGCGATCATCATCTGGACGATCAGCCACATGGCGCACGGCCTGGCGGGCAGCATCACGCAGTTCGCGATGGCGCGCTTCGGCCTCGGTATCGGTGAATCCGGAAACTTCCCCGCGGGCATCCGCGCGGTGACGGACTGGTTTCCGCAGCGTGAGCGTGCATTCGCGATCGGTGTGTTCAACGCCGGCGCCAATGTCGGCGCGATCATCACGCCGTTGCTCGTCCCGTTCCTCGTTCTCGCCTTCGACTGGCGCGTCGCCTTCTACATCACCGGCCTGTTCGGGATCGTGTGGCTGATCGCGTGGTGGGCGATGTACCGCCACCCGCGTGAGCATTCGCGCGTCGGCGCGGCGGAACTGGCGTGGATCGAACAGGATCCGGCCGACCCCGTCGTGCCCTTGCCCTGGTTGCGCCTGCTGACGGTGCGTGAGACATGGGCCTATGCGCTGGGCAAGTTCTTCATCGATCCAATCTGGTGGTTCTTCCTGTTCTGGCTGCCGGGCTATCTGTACGAACGCTACGATCTCGACCTGAAGACGTTCGGTCTTCCGCTGGCGGCGATCTACCTGTTGTCCGATGTCGGCAGCGTCGGTGGCGGGTATCTGTCGTCGCGCCTGATCAAGGCCGGCAAGTCGCCCAACTTCGCGCGCAAGCTGACGATGCTGATCTGTGCTTTCTGCGTGCTGCCGATCTATTTCGCGCAGGATATCGACAATGTCTGGACGGCGGTTCTGGTGATCGGGCTGGCGACGGCGGCGCATCAGGCCTTCTCCGCCAACCTCTACACGTTGCCGTCGGATATCTTTCCGCGCGGTGCGGTCGGGTCGGTCGTCGGCATCGGCGGTACGGTGGGTGCAGTGGGCGGGATGGGGATGGCGTGGTTCACCGGGTCGATCCTCGACGCGACGGGCAGTTATTCGACCCTGTTCGCGATCTGCGCCAGCGCCTATTTCCTGGCGCTGCTCGCGGTACACCTGCTGTCGCCGCGGCTGGCACGGGTCGAGGTATAA